A single Bacillus sp. HMF5848 DNA region contains:
- a CDS encoding Flp family type IVb pilin, translated as MMNKLKGLVVEEQGQGMTEYGLVLGVIAVGVVAILATLRTQIEAMFNNVVNTITGNGNGGTTL; from the coding sequence ATGATGAACAAATTAAAAGGATTAGTAGTAGAAGAGCAAGGACAAGGTATGACTGAATACGGACTAGTTTTAGGTGTTATCGCAGTAGGTGTTGTTGCAATCTTAGCTACATTACGTACTCAAATTGAAGCAATGTTCAACAATGTTGTAAATACTATTACAGGTAACGGCAACGGCGGAACTACTCTGTAA
- a CDS encoding DUF192 domain-containing protein, with amino-acid sequence MQIINLSNERILAEEVETAYSFFKRLKGLMFTDQLSSGCAIHIKPCRSIHSFFMNYPIDVLYVNDDGIIVALEEGFEPGQVGRRFADAHSVVELPVETIQNTNTQVGHKIELRRGL; translated from the coding sequence TTGCAGATAATCAACCTGAGTAATGAACGGATATTAGCAGAAGAAGTTGAGACAGCGTATAGTTTTTTTAAACGATTAAAAGGCCTTATGTTTACGGATCAGTTAAGCTCGGGTTGTGCAATACACATCAAACCCTGTCGGTCGATTCACTCATTTTTTATGAACTATCCTATTGATGTATTGTACGTTAACGATGATGGGATTATTGTCGCGCTGGAGGAAGGCTTTGAGCCAGGTCAAGTAGGACGAAGATTTGCAGATGCACATTCAGTTGTGGAGCTTCCAGTTGAAACAATTCAAAACACGAACACTCAAGTAGGACATAAAATCGAATTAAGGAGAGGGTTATAA
- a CDS encoding aromatic acid exporter family protein: MTLGPRVVKTGIAVTLALYICLYFDLTPAVFAGIAAIFTIQPSIYRTWRQVLDQLKTNTLGALIALLALFAFGNEPIAVGVVMILVILVSLQLKMESTISLTLVTVLAIMSAPAHEEWFFAANRFLIILIGMLSASLVNLFVLPPKYSITYFQQTQSAFQNLSLLMRTAISDELTEKSFRSYKKKLEKDVNKLDELFNMLNEEREKLSKVKPLNARELVIFKQMLLSTKHGIEVLDVIEDHYFQSNPQDGEKERYDQHLEYLIKCHEHLLLKYEGKIKDRDEYLEDTMVEKSAQFLEQIMQQYDVEKEETLRLVVIGSSIFEYALKLERLNDLIEKYLKSKSAEKSELAQ; the protein is encoded by the coding sequence TTGACTTTAGGACCTAGAGTTGTTAAAACAGGCATTGCGGTTACGTTGGCATTATATATTTGTTTATATTTTGATTTAACTCCTGCTGTATTCGCGGGCATTGCAGCAATTTTTACAATTCAGCCTTCCATTTATCGGACATGGCGTCAAGTGTTAGATCAATTAAAAACAAATACTTTAGGCGCATTGATTGCATTACTTGCCTTGTTTGCATTTGGCAATGAGCCTATTGCAGTCGGTGTCGTTATGATTCTTGTTATTCTTGTGAGTCTGCAATTAAAAATGGAAAGTACTATTTCGTTAACACTAGTCACGGTGCTTGCGATTATGAGTGCACCCGCACATGAAGAATGGTTTTTTGCAGCCAATCGCTTTTTGATTATTTTAATCGGGATGCTGTCAGCATCGTTGGTCAATTTATTTGTTTTACCGCCTAAATATTCAATAACATATTTTCAACAAACGCAAAGTGCTTTCCAAAATTTATCCTTACTTATGCGAACTGCTATTTCGGATGAACTAACTGAAAAGTCATTTCGTTCATATAAAAAGAAGCTTGAGAAGGATGTTAATAAACTGGACGAGCTTTTTAATATGTTGAATGAAGAACGTGAGAAGCTTTCTAAAGTAAAACCGTTAAACGCGAGAGAGCTTGTTATTTTTAAGCAAATGCTATTATCTACAAAACATGGCATTGAGGTACTAGATGTGATAGAGGACCATTATTTTCAAAGTAACCCACAGGATGGTGAAAAGGAAAGATATGATCAGCATTTAGAGTATTTAATAAAGTGTCACGAGCATTTGCTGTTAAAATATGAGGGCAAAATTAAGGACCGCGATGAGTATTTAGAAGATACGATGGTCGAGAAAAGTGCGCAGTTTCTTGAGCAAATTATGCAACAGTATGATGTGGAAAAAGAGGAAACACTTCGCCTAGTTGTAATAGGCTCGTCGATCTTTGAATATGCATTAAAGCTAGAGCGTTTAAACGATTTAATTGAGAAATATTTAAAATCAAAATCTGCTGAAAAAAGTGAACTAGCACAATAA